In Microbulbifer sp. GL-2, the following are encoded in one genomic region:
- the narL gene encoding two-component system response regulator NarL, with protein MTSSATVMMVDDHPLFRKGLKQLFAMEPSLELVAEASSGEEALELAKQHEPDLILLDLNMRGMDGLDTLRAMRAADVSSRIVILTVSDNNADVVSCIRAGADGYLLKDMEPEDILDQVIQATHGKLAISQRLTEILASALRKPDNSGADTLSTLTSREYQILQLIADGLSNKLIARELDISDATVKVHVKHLLKKLGMRSRVEAAVWMVNQKRSESQDRSH; from the coding sequence ATGACTTCTTCTGCCACGGTAATGATGGTCGATGACCATCCCCTGTTCCGCAAAGGTCTCAAGCAGCTGTTTGCCATGGAGCCCAGCCTGGAGCTGGTGGCTGAGGCCAGTAGCGGGGAGGAAGCGCTGGAGTTGGCCAAGCAGCATGAGCCAGATCTAATCCTGCTCGACCTGAATATGCGTGGCATGGATGGGCTCGACACACTGCGTGCGATGCGCGCTGCCGATGTATCTTCACGCATCGTGATACTGACGGTTTCCGACAATAATGCCGATGTTGTGTCCTGTATCCGCGCCGGTGCCGATGGTTATCTTCTTAAGGATATGGAACCGGAAGATATTCTCGATCAGGTAATACAGGCCACCCACGGCAAGCTCGCTATCAGCCAGCGCCTTACGGAGATTCTCGCCTCGGCCCTGCGCAAGCCAGACAACTCCGGTGCGGATACTCTCTCCACCCTTACCAGCCGCGAATATCAGATATTGCAGCTGATCGCCGATGGCCTCAGCAACAAACTCATTGCCCGTGAGTTGGATATTAGTGATGCAACTGTGAAGGTGCACGTCAAACATCTGTTGAAGAAATTGGGGATGCGTTCCCGCGTGGAAGCCGCTGTGTGGATGGTCAATCAAAAACGCTCGGAGTCCCAGGATCGCTCCCACTGA
- a CDS encoding MFS transporter — protein MSDIYEWAPEDSKFWQSKGKKIANRNLWISIPSLLCGFAVWLYWGIITVQMLNLGFPIAKADLFTLMAIAGLTGATLRIPSSFFIRLFGGRNTIVFTTALLMIPALGTGIALQNPETPLWVFQLLALLSGIGGGNFASSMSNISFFFPKEKQGLALGLNAGLGNFGVTTMQILVPLFMTFGAFGAAGGDPMTLVSSSGTLIGKIPAGSEAWIQNAGFVWLLFLVPLAFIGWFGMNNLRTEEVTPDVGSTLGAVIKMTMMLGIGLITAVVGLWLLLPEAANGSGFGVPKEIVLVLVITATVFGLKLLPGEIRTSLQRQYRIFNNKHTWVMSVIYTMTFGSFIGFAAAFPLAIKVIFGYSHVMVDGVMTHDTINNNGPSALMYAWMGPFIGALIRPVGGWISDRIGGALVTQICAAVMVGSALGVAYYMKAAYGSATPEEFFLPFFLLFLLLFAATGIGNGSTFRTIAMVFPKEQAGPVLGWTSAVAAYGAFYIPKVFGEQIKATTPEYALAGFAIFYAVCLVINYWFYLRKNGEFYNP, from the coding sequence GTGTCAGACATCTACGAGTGGGCCCCGGAGGACAGCAAATTCTGGCAGTCCAAGGGCAAGAAAATCGCAAACCGCAATTTGTGGATATCCATTCCCAGTCTACTGTGCGGCTTTGCCGTGTGGCTCTACTGGGGCATCATCACCGTTCAAATGCTCAATCTTGGCTTTCCCATTGCCAAAGCCGACCTGTTTACCCTAATGGCGATTGCCGGTCTTACCGGGGCTACCCTGCGTATTCCCAGTAGCTTCTTTATCCGATTGTTCGGTGGTCGCAACACCATCGTATTCACCACCGCGCTGCTAATGATCCCTGCCCTCGGCACGGGTATCGCCCTGCAAAACCCGGAGACCCCATTGTGGGTATTCCAGCTGCTAGCGCTGCTATCTGGTATCGGCGGCGGTAACTTTGCCTCTTCCATGTCCAATATCAGTTTCTTTTTCCCCAAGGAAAAACAGGGGCTGGCACTGGGTTTGAATGCGGGCCTGGGTAACTTCGGTGTTACCACCATGCAGATTCTGGTACCACTGTTTATGACCTTTGGCGCTTTTGGCGCTGCCGGTGGCGACCCCATGACCCTGGTGAGCAGTTCAGGCACTCTGATTGGCAAGATCCCCGCCGGTTCAGAGGCATGGATTCAGAATGCCGGCTTTGTATGGTTGCTGTTTTTGGTGCCGCTGGCCTTTATCGGTTGGTTCGGTATGAACAACCTGCGCACCGAGGAAGTTACCCCGGACGTGGGTAGCACCCTGGGTGCTGTCATCAAGATGACCATGATGCTGGGCATCGGTTTGATCACCGCCGTGGTGGGCCTGTGGCTGTTGCTGCCTGAAGCAGCCAACGGCTCCGGCTTCGGTGTGCCCAAGGAGATCGTACTGGTTCTGGTAATTACTGCCACCGTGTTCGGCCTGAAACTGCTACCCGGTGAGATCAGAACCAGCCTGCAGCGCCAGTACCGCATCTTCAACAACAAGCACACCTGGGTAATGAGTGTGATCTACACCATGACCTTCGGCAGCTTTATCGGCTTCGCTGCAGCTTTCCCGCTGGCAATCAAGGTCATCTTCGGTTACAGCCATGTGATGGTGGATGGGGTAATGACCCACGACACCATCAACAATAATGGCCCGAGCGCTCTGATGTATGCCTGGATGGGTCCATTCATCGGCGCCCTGATACGCCCGGTAGGTGGGTGGATTTCCGACCGCATCGGCGGTGCCCTGGTTACCCAGATCTGTGCAGCAGTAATGGTAGGAAGTGCCCTGGGTGTAGCCTACTACATGAAGGCGGCCTACGGCTCAGCCACTCCGGAAGAGTTCTTCCTGCCCTTCTTCCTGCTGTTCCTGCTGCTGTTCGCCGCTACCGGTATCGGCAATGGCTCTACTTTCCGCACCATCGCCATGGTGTTCCCGAAAGAACAGGCAGGCCCGGTATTGGGATGGACCTCCGCCGTTGCCGCCTACGGTGCCTTCTACATTCCCAAGGTTTTCGGTGAGCAAATCAAAGCCACTACCCCGGAATATGCACTGGCAGGTTTCGCCATCTTCTACGCGGTATGCCTGGTGATTAACTACTGGTTCTACCTGCGCAAGAACGGCGAATTCTACAATCCTTAA
- a CDS encoding ATP-binding cassette domain-containing protein has translation MEITLPLFGTAATASDSAGLTVNGLVTSLNPATPWKLSLPASGVFGLTGPSGGGKSTLLAALAGQLRCNGNISFANTVWQRGRRALATHKRTLSLGFQDSRLFAGQSVADNLALARRYSHRPLPREECDRLLEAFGIEPLLHQPVELLSGGEAQRVAVLRQLFNNAPLQLFDEPLSAVDRAQVLRRLLPTLRDFWARYPALVIWTSHDFDEIQLLAQRCLWMDSANLSAPLSLAEVAQRLDSHGVGDSCRSRIEARVESLNDGLLTLDLGGISIFADRVAGHYRKGDTAAFLLEAGDISLSVEKPGLSSILNCLPVTLAAKQNLTDGRIRLQLAAADQVFYADISRLSCERLKLCEGTTYFAQFKAGSLAGL, from the coding sequence ATGGAAATTACCTTACCCTTGTTTGGTACAGCTGCCACTGCTTCAGATTCTGCCGGGCTCACAGTCAATGGGCTGGTGACCTCTTTGAATCCAGCCACTCCGTGGAAATTGAGCCTGCCTGCCAGCGGGGTTTTTGGTCTTACCGGTCCCTCCGGCGGTGGCAAGAGTACGCTGCTGGCGGCCTTGGCTGGACAGCTGCGTTGCAATGGCAATATCTCTTTTGCCAATACGGTCTGGCAGCGCGGACGCCGCGCCTTGGCTACCCACAAAAGAACTCTCTCTTTGGGCTTTCAGGACAGCCGCCTGTTTGCCGGCCAGTCAGTGGCAGATAACCTGGCACTGGCCCGCCGATACAGTCACAGACCACTGCCTAGGGAGGAGTGTGATCGGCTGTTAGAGGCTTTTGGTATTGAACCGCTACTCCATCAGCCGGTGGAGCTATTGTCTGGCGGAGAGGCCCAGCGAGTGGCTGTATTACGCCAGCTTTTTAACAACGCGCCGCTGCAATTATTTGATGAGCCACTATCAGCGGTTGACCGCGCCCAGGTACTGCGGCGCCTATTGCCTACCCTACGGGATTTCTGGGCCCGATATCCGGCGCTGGTAATCTGGACCAGTCACGACTTTGATGAAATCCAGCTGCTGGCCCAGCGCTGTTTGTGGATGGATTCTGCCAATTTGTCCGCACCACTTTCTTTAGCTGAAGTTGCCCAGCGCCTGGATAGCCACGGTGTAGGGGATAGCTGTCGCAGCCGGATTGAAGCGCGAGTGGAATCCCTAAACGATGGTCTGCTCACTTTGGATTTAGGGGGGATTTCCATCTTTGCAGATAGGGTGGCAGGCCATTATCGCAAAGGTGATACCGCAGCTTTTCTGTTGGAAGCTGGAGATATCAGCCTCAGTGTAGAGAAGCCGGGCCTGTCCAGTATCCTCAACTGCTTGCCGGTAACTTTAGCAGCTAAGCAGAACCTTACCGATGGCCGCATTCGTTTACAGTTAGCCGCTGCTGATCAGGTGTTCTACGCAGATATTTCCCGCCTCTCCTGCGAGCGCCTAAAACTATGCGAAGGCACTACCTACTTTGCCCAGTTTAAGGCCGGTAGTCTTGCCGGTTTGTAA
- the modB gene encoding molybdate ABC transporter permease subunit — protein MNIAAADWQALWLTLKLAGLTTLLLFIIGVPLAWKLSQWQSRWRHGIEVLITLPLVLPPTVLGFYLLLLFSPNYAPGQWLSHIFDGPLVFSFTGLVFASVIYSLPFMVQPLLAAFNANGQRLTQAAAALGIPPWAALLKVLLPASRAAIVSACALTFAHTLGEFGVVLMIGGAIPGETQVVSIALYQHVEAMEYGAAHRLALMLMGITTVLLLLARWLGYMLAPRGSNKEGVKPVMGVLG, from the coding sequence ATGAATATCGCCGCTGCCGACTGGCAGGCCCTGTGGCTAACTTTAAAATTGGCCGGCTTAACTACCTTACTCCTGTTTATTATCGGCGTGCCCTTGGCCTGGAAATTGAGCCAATGGCAGAGCCGCTGGCGCCACGGTATAGAGGTATTAATTACCCTACCGTTGGTACTGCCACCCACGGTGTTGGGTTTTTATTTACTGCTTTTATTTTCCCCCAACTATGCCCCCGGGCAGTGGCTGTCACACATTTTTGATGGCCCTTTGGTGTTTTCCTTTACCGGCCTGGTGTTTGCGTCAGTGATTTATTCCCTGCCGTTTATGGTCCAGCCGCTGTTGGCCGCGTTTAATGCCAATGGCCAGCGCCTGACCCAGGCTGCCGCAGCACTGGGTATTCCGCCCTGGGCGGCACTATTAAAAGTTCTTTTACCGGCGAGTCGCGCCGCTATTGTGAGTGCCTGCGCTTTAACCTTTGCCCATACCCTGGGTGAGTTCGGGGTAGTGCTGATGATTGGTGGCGCTATACCCGGTGAGACCCAGGTAGTTTCTATCGCTCTTTATCAACATGTGGAAGCAATGGAGTACGGTGCGGCGCACCGACTGGCTTTGATGTTAATGGGGATTACCACAGTACTCTTACTACTGGCTCGTTGGCTGGGATATATGTTGGCTCCACGCGGCTCAAATAAAGAGGGCGTTAAGCCGGTGATGGGGGTATTGGGCTAA
- the modA gene encoding molybdate ABC transporter substrate-binding protein produces the protein MVRRLSLLLSALLVAIALPVNADNCTLRVAVAASFRPALEEVLPEFERRHACVVQISSGSSGVLYQQIAHRAPFDLFLSADRERPELLEKQGGALGNSRQTYALGLLALWHPKSESHIEQLLQTWPDKIVLADPKVAPFGSAARQALQSLDLWKKKQTQLARAHNAGQAYLMLDSGNVQLGFVAASQMQAAGRDNYWLLPQHLYKPIEQQLLIPTQSRRPKEAQSLADYLRSAEVQAQLHHLGYGVLPIQDRSRDGGSGL, from the coding sequence GTGGTCCGCCGGCTGAGCCTGCTGCTATCCGCTTTACTGGTGGCCATCGCGCTGCCGGTTAATGCGGATAACTGCACCTTGCGGGTGGCGGTAGCAGCCAGCTTCCGCCCGGCACTGGAAGAGGTACTGCCGGAATTTGAGCGTCGCCATGCCTGTGTGGTGCAAATCAGTAGCGGCAGCTCAGGGGTGCTCTACCAGCAAATAGCGCACCGCGCGCCCTTCGATTTATTCCTGTCTGCCGATCGCGAGCGCCCCGAACTGTTGGAAAAGCAGGGTGGGGCACTGGGCAACAGTCGACAGACTTACGCCCTGGGTTTACTCGCGCTTTGGCATCCAAAATCGGAATCGCATATCGAGCAGTTACTGCAAACCTGGCCCGATAAAATCGTCTTAGCCGATCCGAAAGTAGCACCCTTCGGCAGTGCCGCTCGGCAGGCGTTGCAGAGCCTGGATTTGTGGAAGAAAAAACAAACTCAATTAGCCCGGGCTCACAATGCCGGCCAAGCCTATTTAATGCTGGATTCTGGCAATGTGCAGTTGGGCTTTGTCGCCGCCAGCCAGATGCAAGCAGCCGGCCGCGACAACTACTGGTTGCTGCCGCAGCATTTGTACAAACCCATTGAACAACAGCTGCTGATTCCCACCCAGAGCCGTCGGCCGAAAGAGGCGCAGTCCCTCGCTGACTATTTGCGTTCAGCGGAAGTGCAGGCGCAGCTGCACCACTTGGGTTACGGTGTTTTGCCGATTCAAGATCGAAGTAGAGATGGAGGGAGTGGCTTATGA
- the moaE gene encoding molybdopterin synthase catalytic subunit MoaE: MKAVDRIEVCETPLDVAAEYTALQGNSGDGACALFVGSVRDFNAGSDVCGLDLEHYPGMTEKSLQRIINDARDRWSLGRVTIVHRVGPMQINDEIVFVGVTSPHRQAAFAACQYIMDRLKTEAPFWKREAVADESGKPSERWVEARASDAAEMEKWSAG; this comes from the coding sequence ATGAAAGCCGTTGATCGTATCGAAGTCTGTGAAACGCCCCTCGACGTAGCGGCTGAATATACTGCGCTGCAAGGCAACAGTGGTGATGGTGCCTGCGCCCTGTTTGTGGGCTCCGTACGCGATTTCAATGCCGGTAGTGATGTCTGCGGCCTGGACCTGGAACACTATCCGGGCATGACTGAAAAAAGCCTGCAACGGATTATCAATGATGCTCGCGATCGCTGGTCCCTGGGGCGTGTGACTATCGTCCACCGGGTTGGCCCCATGCAGATCAACGATGAGATTGTTTTTGTCGGCGTTACCAGCCCCCACCGCCAGGCCGCCTTTGCTGCCTGCCAATACATCATGGATCGCCTCAAAACTGAGGCGCCTTTCTGGAAGCGCGAAGCGGTTGCGGATGAGTCCGGTAAGCCTTCAGAGCGCTGGGTCGAAGCTCGGGCCAGTGATGCTGCGGAGATGGAAAAGTGGTCCGCCGGCTGA
- the moaD gene encoding molybdopterin converting factor subunit 1: MVKVLFFARLRQQLGMGEITLEDFSGSLSELRKTLCERHPDWSPHLQRDDIRMALNQELAETGALVKTGDEVAFFPPVTGG; encoded by the coding sequence ATGGTAAAGGTTCTGTTTTTCGCGCGTCTGCGCCAGCAATTGGGCATGGGCGAGATTACCCTGGAGGACTTTTCCGGCAGTCTCAGTGAGTTGCGCAAAACCCTATGTGAACGGCACCCGGATTGGAGCCCGCACCTGCAAAGGGATGATATCCGTATGGCCCTGAATCAGGAGCTGGCAGAAACCGGAGCCCTGGTAAAGACGGGGGATGAAGTTGCATTTTTCCCGCCGGTTACCGGCGGCTAG
- the moaC gene encoding cyclic pyranopterin monophosphate synthase MoaC translates to MSQLTHLNQRGEASMVDVTEKDVTDRSALAESSICMSAEAFALLSQGAHKKGDVLSVARIAGIQAAKKTSDLIPLCHPLALTKVAVDFELQPEKHSVHITAFCRLAGRTGVEMEALTAASVAALTIYDMCKAVDPAMEIGPTRLLQKTGGKRDHWRGDAADKA, encoded by the coding sequence GTGAGCCAGTTAACCCACTTAAACCAGCGCGGCGAAGCCAGCATGGTGGATGTTACCGAGAAGGACGTCACCGACCGCAGCGCCCTGGCCGAGAGCAGCATCTGTATGAGTGCAGAGGCTTTTGCACTGCTGAGTCAAGGGGCGCACAAAAAAGGTGACGTGCTCTCTGTAGCTCGCATCGCCGGTATCCAGGCTGCGAAGAAAACCTCGGATTTAATTCCCCTGTGCCATCCACTGGCGTTGACCAAAGTAGCGGTGGATTTCGAATTACAGCCGGAAAAACACAGTGTGCATATCACTGCTTTCTGCCGCCTGGCTGGGCGGACTGGGGTAGAGATGGAAGCGTTAACCGCAGCTTCGGTAGCGGCGCTGACCATTTACGATATGTGCAAAGCCGTGGACCCGGCGATGGAAATCGGCCCGACCCGCCTGCTGCAAAAAACCGGCGGTAAGCGCGACCACTGGCGCGGCGATGCCGCAGATAAGGCGTAA
- the moaB gene encoding molybdenum cofactor biosynthesis protein B, whose translation MSAHASKEFVPLNIAVLTVSDTRNEQTDTSGQYLVEALKAAGHQLADKHITPDDVYQMRAVVSAWIADPKVQVVLVTGGTGFTDRDSTPEALSPLFDKTVDGFGELFRHISLGDIGSSTVQSRALAGLANRTLICCMPGSTGACRTAWEGILLEQLDARHKPCNFIPHVRFASAPCESRG comes from the coding sequence ATGTCCGCACACGCTAGCAAAGAATTTGTACCGCTCAATATCGCGGTACTTACCGTATCCGATACCCGCAACGAGCAGACTGATACCTCTGGCCAGTACCTGGTGGAAGCCCTCAAAGCTGCCGGCCATCAGCTCGCAGATAAGCACATTACCCCGGACGATGTTTACCAGATGCGCGCGGTGGTCTCCGCCTGGATTGCCGATCCGAAAGTGCAGGTGGTATTGGTGACCGGCGGTACCGGTTTTACCGATCGCGACTCCACGCCAGAGGCCCTAAGTCCGCTGTTCGATAAAACCGTCGACGGCTTCGGCGAGCTGTTCCGCCATATTTCCCTTGGGGATATCGGCAGCTCCACCGTGCAATCCCGCGCGCTCGCCGGCCTCGCTAACCGCACACTGATATGTTGTATGCCCGGTTCCACCGGAGCCTGCCGCACGGCTTGGGAAGGCATATTGCTGGAGCAGCTGGATGCCCGCCACAAGCCCTGTAACTTTATCCCCCATGTGCGCTTTGCCAGCGCGCCCTGCGAGAGCCGGGGGTAA
- a CDS encoding molybdenum cofactor guanylyltransferase, with product MDRALVSKSIIGVVLAGGRSSRMGRDKALLAHPQQGNFLQHAKALLSELPLAKVVTSGARPGAIEDLVPERGPLGGLYSVALTTGADAALVIPVDMPLLGRQHLAELLAEGQASGRPCYFENFFFPLWLPLNGDCLDYLRRAVEGSARNSVGALLRRLGAKSIPIKSAGDWHRNINTPADYLGLSTPDKTPENSFLRDH from the coding sequence ATGGACAGGGCTCTTGTTAGTAAATCGATAATCGGCGTGGTGCTGGCCGGCGGCCGCTCCAGCCGGATGGGCCGCGACAAGGCACTGCTGGCACACCCCCAACAGGGCAATTTTTTGCAGCATGCTAAGGCATTGCTGAGTGAGCTTCCGCTGGCAAAAGTCGTCACCAGCGGCGCCCGCCCCGGAGCGATTGAAGACCTGGTGCCAGAACGGGGCCCTCTGGGAGGCCTTTATTCGGTAGCCCTGACAACCGGTGCCGATGCAGCCCTGGTAATTCCGGTAGATATGCCCCTGCTCGGCCGGCAGCACCTCGCAGAGTTATTGGCAGAGGGGCAGGCAAGTGGCCGGCCCTGTTATTTTGAAAACTTCTTTTTTCCCCTGTGGCTGCCTTTAAATGGTGACTGCCTGGATTATTTGCGCCGTGCCGTCGAAGGCAGTGCGCGCAATTCTGTCGGCGCACTGCTGCGCCGCCTGGGGGCCAAATCCATACCCATAAAAAGTGCCGGCGATTGGCATCGCAATATCAATACGCCGGCAGATTATCTCGGCTTGAGTACGCCGGATAAAACTCCAGAAAACAGTTTTTTGAGAGACCACTGA
- the moaA gene encoding GTP 3',8-cyclase MoaA encodes MLQDNFGRRFYYLRLSVTDICNYRCNYCLPEGIGCGRSLEGENPLSVAEVGTLVRAFASLGTEKVRLTGGEPSLRKDLVPLLEAVSASDKIRRLAITTNGYRLPSQIDDWHRAGLDQVNVSIDSLDPDQFHHITGHNRLDKALAGLDRALALGIDTKVNAVLMRQYNLAELDNFLAWVRETPVTLRFIELMRTGDNREFFASNHVSGGDIETLLLREGWEQVIRTRDAGPAREYFHPDYAGRIGLITPYGKDFCASCNRLRVSAQGKLHLCLFADQGFDMREIIAAGDSEALAAHIRELIVDKTAGHQLHEGFTGATHNLAMLGG; translated from the coding sequence ATGTTACAAGACAATTTTGGCCGTAGGTTTTACTACCTGCGCCTGTCCGTGACGGACATCTGCAACTACCGCTGCAACTATTGCCTGCCCGAGGGCATCGGTTGCGGACGTTCCCTGGAAGGGGAAAATCCTCTCTCAGTCGCTGAAGTGGGCACATTAGTGCGCGCTTTCGCTTCACTGGGGACGGAAAAGGTGCGCCTTACTGGCGGAGAGCCCTCCCTGCGCAAAGACCTGGTGCCGTTGCTCGAAGCCGTGAGCGCTAGCGATAAGATTCGCCGCTTAGCCATCACCACCAACGGTTACCGCCTGCCCAGTCAGATTGACGACTGGCACCGCGCCGGGCTGGATCAGGTGAATGTCAGTATCGACAGCCTCGACCCGGATCAATTTCACCATATCACCGGGCACAATCGCCTGGATAAAGCCTTAGCAGGCCTGGATCGCGCCCTGGCCTTGGGTATCGATACCAAGGTCAACGCAGTGCTGATGCGCCAATACAACCTGGCCGAGCTGGATAATTTCCTCGCCTGGGTTCGCGAGACTCCGGTGACTCTGCGTTTTATCGAATTGATGCGCACCGGCGATAACCGCGAGTTCTTCGCCAGCAACCATGTCTCCGGTGGCGATATAGAAACCCTGCTGCTGCGGGAAGGCTGGGAGCAGGTTATCCGCACCCGCGATGCCGGCCCGGCGCGGGAGTATTTCCACCCCGATTACGCCGGCCGTATTGGCCTGATTACCCCTTACGGGAAAGACTTCTGTGCAAGCTGCAACCGCCTGCGGGTATCGGCCCAGGGCAAGCTGCACCTGTGCCTGTTTGCCGACCAGGGCTTTGATATGCGCGAAATCATCGCCGCTGGCGATAGTGAGGCGCTGGCGGCCCATATCCGCGAGTTGATAGTCGATAAGACCGCAGGCCACCAGCTGCACGAAGGTTTCACCGGCGCTACCCACAACCTGGCGATGCTGGGGGGCTAG
- a CDS encoding alginate export family protein, with translation MTISRFPKIFGALLLGACSTVALQAAAQDGENATLVDALKSGEVGLNLRYRVEIVDQEDYDQDGINGDATASTLRTRLNWRSGSYNGFTGFLEMDDVTSVGNDNYNSTVNGKGNYPVVADPDGTEINQAYIRYNGVNSVVTAGRQRINLDGQRFVGGVGWRQNEQTYDGIRYQYGSADSLQLDYSYVYNVNRIFGEDSSNAEFEGNIQLLHASYPVAEGHKVSGFAYNLDLENLVANASRTYGVDYKGNFGPVKANLSYARQNDIGDNPFDYSADYYLAEVGTDLGPVAAKLGYEVLGSDNGVGFKTPLATLHKFQGYTDQFLATPGDGVEDMYISGAMKIAGGNLNMAYHNFDANEGSANYGHEWNISYGRKLTEDISALVKYASYQADDYKLDTDKFWLMVTANF, from the coding sequence ATGACCATTTCCAGATTTCCCAAAATTTTCGGTGCTTTACTGTTGGGTGCCTGCAGCACTGTCGCATTGCAGGCCGCTGCACAGGATGGTGAAAATGCCACTCTTGTCGACGCGCTTAAATCCGGTGAGGTCGGATTGAATCTGCGTTATCGCGTGGAGATCGTCGACCAGGAAGATTATGACCAGGACGGCATAAATGGAGACGCGACCGCGTCCACTTTGAGAACCCGCCTTAACTGGCGCAGTGGGAGCTACAATGGCTTTACCGGTTTTCTTGAAATGGATGATGTCACTTCCGTAGGTAACGATAATTACAACTCTACCGTCAATGGAAAAGGCAATTACCCGGTAGTTGCCGACCCGGATGGTACCGAAATTAACCAAGCCTATATCCGCTATAACGGAGTGAATTCCGTAGTTACCGCTGGGCGTCAGCGTATCAATCTGGATGGCCAGCGCTTTGTCGGTGGCGTTGGCTGGAGACAGAACGAGCAAACTTATGACGGTATACGCTACCAGTACGGCAGTGCCGATAGCCTGCAGCTGGACTACAGCTACGTGTACAACGTAAACCGGATTTTTGGTGAAGATAGCTCCAATGCCGAATTCGAAGGCAATATCCAGCTGCTACACGCAAGCTATCCGGTTGCCGAGGGACATAAAGTCAGCGGTTTTGCTTATAACCTCGACTTGGAAAACTTAGTGGCTAATGCCAGCCGCACCTATGGGGTGGATTACAAAGGGAATTTCGGCCCTGTAAAAGCCAATCTGAGTTACGCACGTCAGAACGATATTGGGGATAACCCCTTCGACTACAGTGCGGACTACTACCTGGCAGAAGTGGGTACCGACTTGGGCCCGGTGGCCGCGAAGCTTGGTTATGAAGTGCTGGGTTCAGATAACGGTGTCGGCTTTAAAACGCCTCTGGCTACCCTGCATAAATTCCAGGGTTACACCGACCAATTCCTGGCAACCCCCGGTGATGGCGTTGAGGATATGTATATCAGCGGTGCTATGAAAATTGCTGGTGGTAACTTGAATATGGCCTATCACAATTTTGATGCGAATGAAGGTTCCGCAAATTATGGCCATGAGTGGAATATCAGCTACGGGCGTAAGCTTACAGAGGATATTTCTGCACTGGTTAAATATGCCTCTTATCAGGCTGATGACTATAAGCTGGATACTGATAAGTTCTGGCTGATGGTGACTGCTAATTTCTAG